In Burkholderia gladioli, a genomic segment contains:
- a CDS encoding LysR substrate-binding domain-containing protein, which yields MATQRKRLPPLNTIAAFEASARLMSFTRAAEELHLSQGAVSRQIQVLEERMGVTLFNRRHKEIQLTRAGLIFQQAIAQSLNSIRRAVTMIEALDTSTVTIAASNAMASFWLMPAIIDFRSQHPDIDIRVLASNSPVDPWQDPVDLAIRYGDGHWPNVTKVKLFEEEIFPVCAPAYQRGHKIESTEDLLTCELIELDSSISAFNSWDTWFEEAGVQPGVLHKNLTVSNYDLVYRAACSGKGVALAWSYGIPHEARETLLVKPLDISIKTGLSEYIIYTENEELSSPARIFLDWLIDFGKRSIWS from the coding sequence GTGGCAACGCAACGCAAGCGGCTACCGCCGCTCAACACCATTGCGGCTTTCGAGGCGTCGGCCCGACTGATGAGCTTTACGCGCGCAGCGGAGGAATTGCACCTGTCGCAGGGGGCCGTGAGTCGGCAGATTCAGGTGCTTGAAGAGCGCATGGGCGTGACGCTGTTCAATCGACGCCACAAGGAAATTCAACTGACACGCGCCGGGCTCATCTTTCAGCAGGCCATCGCGCAAAGCCTGAACTCAATTCGCCGCGCAGTAACGATGATTGAAGCTTTGGACACAAGCACTGTCACCATTGCTGCAAGCAACGCCATGGCCAGTTTCTGGCTTATGCCGGCTATCATAGATTTTCGAAGTCAGCATCCAGACATCGACATTCGGGTTCTGGCGAGTAACTCACCGGTCGACCCGTGGCAGGACCCGGTCGACCTCGCCATCCGTTACGGAGACGGCCATTGGCCCAACGTCACTAAGGTAAAACTCTTCGAGGAAGAGATTTTTCCGGTGTGTGCCCCCGCATACCAACGGGGGCATAAGATTGAGAGCACGGAAGACCTGCTGACATGCGAGCTTATAGAGCTCGACTCCAGCATCTCAGCGTTTAACTCATGGGATACGTGGTTCGAAGAAGCAGGTGTGCAGCCGGGCGTACTGCACAAAAATCTTACCGTATCGAACTATGACCTGGTGTATAGAGCGGCATGTAGTGGAAAAGGTGTGGCTCTTGCATGGTCGTACGGCATTCCGCATGAGGCCCGCGAAACGCTACTCGTGAAGCCACTCGACATTTCCATAAAGACAGGACTGTCCGAATACATCATATACACCGAGAACGAGGAGCTCAGCTCGCCAGCCCGAATCTTTCTTGACTGGTTGATTGACTTCGGCAAGCGGAGCATCTGGAGCTGA